The DNA sequence ATACAAAATATGATGGTGTAGATTATGTTCCTGCTAAATCCCCAGTATTACTTGGACATCATTTTGCATCTATCGCTGGTGCTGGTCCTATAGTTGGTCCTATTCAAGCTGCTGTATTTGGATGGATTCCAGTTGCCCTTTGGGTTTTAATAGGTAGTATATTCTTTGGTGGAGTTCAGGACTTTGGTTCATTATTTGCATCAATTAGGCATGATGGTAAATCTATAGGCGAAATTATAGAATTTAATATGGGTAGAAAAGGAAAAAAACTATTTTCACTTTTTGCTTGGTTGACTTTAGTTTTGGTAGTAGCTGCTTTTGCTAATATTGTTGCTGATAATTTTGTCTCTACACCTCAAGCTGCAAGCGCCTCTATGTTTTTTATAATTTTAGCTATTTTATTTGGTATAGCAGTTTATAGATTTAAAATGCCCTTGATTCCTGCAACTATAGTTGGTGTTATATTATTGTTTGGTTGTATATATTTAGGCTTTTTATTTCCTATAGTTTTAAGTAAGCAAACTTGGATAATATTACTTATGATTTATATATTTGTTGCATCGGTAACTCCAGTTTGGATATTACTTCAACCTAGAGATTATTTAAACTCTTATTTACTATATGCAATGATAATAGGTGCACTTTTAGGAATTTTCATTTTAAGACCTGAAATACAAATGGAAGGATTTGTTGGATTTAATGTTGAAGGTCAGTATTTATTCCCATTTTTATTTGTTACTGTAGCTTGTGGTGCCATATCTGGTTTCCATTCATTAGTCGGTTCTGGAACTTCATCTAAACAACTTTATAAAGAGTCAGACGCAAAAAAAATTGGATATGGAGCTATGCTTATAGAGGGTCTTCTTGCTATAGTTGCACTTATAACAGTTGCCTATATATCAAATAAGCAGTTTGGTAGCTTATTAGGAAATGGTGGCCCTGTAAATGTGTTTTCTGAAGGTATAGCTAACTTTATGATGCCTTTTGGTATACCTTTTACAGTTGGAAAGACATTTACATCACTTGCTATATCTGCATTTGCACTGACTTCACTAGATACAGCTACAAGACTTGGTAGATTTATATTCCAGGAGTTTTTTGATACTACTAATCCAGATGAAAAAGAATCTAAGAAATCAACTAATAAAAATCCTCTTACGAATATGTATATATCAACAATTATAACAGTTGTATGTTCTGGACTTTTAGCTGTTATGGGTTATGAAAAAATATGGCCAATATTTGGTTCAGCAAATCAATTATTAGCAGCTATAGCTTTAATGGCAATAGCAATTTGGCTAGCTAATTCTAAGAAAAGCTTTAAAGAGTTTATAATTCCTATAATCTTTATGTTTATCGTTACTATAGTGTCTCTTTGTTTAAATATAAAAGCTAATATAGGTGTCAACTATGCATTAGTAATAATAGCTGTACTTTTACTTATATTGGCACTAATCCTTATAAAAGAAGCTATTTCTTTTATAAAAAATAATAATAAAAATAAAGTAGAAAATAAATAAAAAGATGCATCTATAGATGCATCTTTTTATTTATTTTCTACTAATTAATTTATAAAAATTAGCTTTTGTTAACATAATATATGGTTCTAACCAAAAAAATCCTATTCCAAATGTAAGTACTGCTAAAATCGCCCATCCAATAAAACTAAGTTCTAGTATAAATAACTTACATTTGTTTCCTTTCATAATATTCATACTTAATTTTATAGCTTCAAAAACCCCCATACTTGGATTTTCTAATATTAAATATGGTGTCTGAGATATTGCTAATATAAGAATTTCTGTTAGTAAAATAACCAAACTTATAACTGCTATAACTATAAATGCGTAAGTACTTAAACTTCCATTTGAAAGTAGCATTCCTGTACCTATGCTAAGTAAAAAAAATATAGTTATACATGCTATTACAAAAGAAATTAAAGATAATATAAGTGTGTATAGAAACGACTTAAAAAAACTACTTTTATCCACAATCAAATCTCTAAATGTAGCTAATCCTGATGTTTCAATAAATCTCAAATAAAAACTTGGAATCCCAATAGTTGCCCATACTCCTATAAGGAAAGTTGATAATAATGATATTATTATAATAAAATTTGAATTTGTTTCACTCTGAATCATACTTATTAAAATTGTTATTACCGAATATACTAAAGATACTAATACGGGTGTAGTCCAATTTCCTTTTAACTGACTTTTTGATAATTCTTTCAATGCTGCTCTATCTATTTAAATCTCCTCCTTTTAGATACTTTTTATAATTATATGCTTTAATGTTTAAGCATAATTCATATTATGTTTTATATATTCAAATTTGTGATTAAACATTTTATTTTTTGATATATATTATATATAATAAAATTTTGAGGTGATTTAAATGATAACTATAATTTCTCCAGCAACAACAATGAATTTCGAAAAAGTTAACAATAATATTTCAAATTCTAATCCTTATTTTAATAAAGAAGTAAATTATCTTTCAGGTATTTTAAAAGAATTAAATAAAAATCAAGTAAGCAAACTAATGAAATTAAGTGATGATTTAGCTATTTTAAATTTAGATAGATATAAAGTTTTAGGAACTGATGAAAGTCCTTACTTACAATCTATTTTAGCCTTTAACGGTCATGTTTTTAATGCTATGAATATAGATGACTTTAATGAAATAGATTTTGAATTTGCAAATAACCATTTAAGAGTTTTATCAGGATTATATGGAGTTTTAAAGCCCTTTGATCTAATA is a window from the Paraclostridium sordellii genome containing:
- a CDS encoding carbon starvation CstA family protein gives rise to the protein MNSLTLLLVSAIILFIGYVCYGGYLAKKWGVDDNIKTPAHTKYDGVDYVPAKSPVLLGHHFASIAGAGPIVGPIQAAVFGWIPVALWVLIGSIFFGGVQDFGSLFASIRHDGKSIGEIIEFNMGRKGKKLFSLFAWLTLVLVVAAFANIVADNFVSTPQAASASMFFIILAILFGIAVYRFKMPLIPATIVGVILLFGCIYLGFLFPIVLSKQTWIILLMIYIFVASVTPVWILLQPRDYLNSYLLYAMIIGALLGIFILRPEIQMEGFVGFNVEGQYLFPFLFVTVACGAISGFHSLVGSGTSSKQLYKESDAKKIGYGAMLIEGLLAIVALITVAYISNKQFGSLLGNGGPVNVFSEGIANFMMPFGIPFTVGKTFTSLAISAFALTSLDTATRLGRFIFQEFFDTTNPDEKESKKSTNKNPLTNMYISTIITVVCSGLLAVMGYEKIWPIFGSANQLLAAIALMAIAIWLANSKKSFKEFIIPIIFMFIVTIVSLCLNIKANIGVNYALVIIAVLLLILALILIKEAISFIKNNNKNKVENK
- a CDS encoding DUF975 family protein, with protein sequence MKELSKSQLKGNWTTPVLVSLVYSVITILISMIQSETNSNFIIIISLLSTFLIGVWATIGIPSFYLRFIETSGLATFRDLIVDKSSFFKSFLYTLILSLISFVIACITIFFLLSIGTGMLLSNGSLSTYAFIVIAVISLVILLTEILILAISQTPYLILENPSMGVFEAIKLSMNIMKGNKCKLFILELSFIGWAILAVLTFGIGFFWLEPYIMLTKANFYKLISRK